A genome region from Meriones unguiculatus strain TT.TT164.6M chromosome 2, Bangor_MerUng_6.1, whole genome shotgun sequence includes the following:
- the Mettl25b gene encoding methyltransferase-like protein 25B isoform X6, which produces MPREGEEVSYRSVWPLTLLALKSTACALAFTRTPGFHTPSEFLENPSQSSQLTAPFRKHVKPKKQHEIRRLGELVKKLSDLTGCTQVVDVGSGQVSRIPNILHTVYLSFEDRTPGRQISPQKQVLRSVYGHLSRFMSLGLGLTVKSLEGNQRLVERAQRLDQELLQALDKMKRRHPKVAQRGPHHCPHHVVQWVSPTTLCEELLLPLEMPGQCSTRLLLTGLHACGDLSVALLRHFCCCPEVVALASVGCCYMKLSDPGSYPLSEWVAGLPSHELPYRLREGACHALEDYVERLQKAGPGLQTHCFRAALETVIRHVCPELRRPGVQGIPRVHELKIEEYVQRGLQRVGLDPQVSLDLAALQAHQAQENRVTAFFSLALLLAPLVETLILLDRLLYLQEQGFYAELLPIFNPQLSPRNLVLVATKTPLGQAFSALETEDS; this is translated from the exons ATGcccagagaaggagaagaggtcaG CTACAGGTCCGTGTGGCCACTCACCCTGCTGGCCCTGAAGTCCACAGCCTGTGCCCTTGCCTTTACCCGGACACCTGGCTTTCACACCCCATCAGAATTCCTGGAGAACCCCAGCCAGAGCTCCCAACTAACGGCTCCTTTTCGGAAACATGTCAAGCCCAAGAAGCAGCATGAGATCCGGAGGCTGGGAGAG TTGGTGAAGAAACTGAGTGATCTCACTGGCTGCACCCAGGTTGTGGATGTGGGCTCAGGCCAGGTGAGCCGGATTCCCAACATACTGCATACTGTCTATTTGAGTTTTGAGGATAGGACACCAGGAAGGCAGATTAGCCCTCAGAAGCAGGTGCTAAgaagtgtgtat GGACATCTCTCCCGCTTCATGTCTCTTGGGCTGGGGTTGACGGTGAAGAGCCTTGAAGGGAATCAGAGGCTGGTAGAGAGAGCTCAGCGCCTAGACCAGGAGCTCCTGCAGGCCCTGGACAAAATGAAGAGGAGGCACCCAAAG GTGGCACAAAGAGGCCCTCACCACTGCCCCCACCATGTGGTTCAATGGGTTAGCCCCACAACTCTGTGTGAGGAGCTTCTGCTTCCTCTGGAGATGCCAGGCCAGTGTAGTACCCGTCTGCTACTCACGGGCCTTCATGCTTGTGGGGATCTGAGTGTTGCATTGCTGAGACACTTCTGCTGCTGTCCTGAAGTGGTAGCCCTGGCCTCTGTAGGCTGCTGCTACATGAAACTCAGTGACCCTGGCAGCTATCCACTCAGTGAGTGGGTGGCTGGGCTGCCTAGCCACGAACTACCCTACAGGCTCCGGGAAGGGGCCTGCCATGCCCTGGAAGACTATGTGGAGAGGCTACAGAAAGCGGGTCCTGGTCTGCAAACACACTGCTTCCGTGCAGCACTGGAGACAGTCATCCGCCATGTCTGTCCTGAGCTTCGGAGGCCTGGCGTGCAAGGAATACCCAGGGTCCATGAACTCAAAATTGAAGA ATACGTGCAACGAGGGTTACAGCGAGTAGGTCTAGATCCCCAGGTGTCCCTGGACCTGGCTGCCCTTCAGGCCCACCAAGCCCAAGAGAATCGTGTGACTGCTTTCTTCAGCTTGGCCCTCCTTCTGGCCCCACTGGTAGAAACACTGATTCTGCTGGACCGGCTGCTCTATCTTCAGGAGCAAG GCTTCTATGCTGAGCTCTTGCCCATCTTCAACCCTCAACTCTCTCCCAGAAATCTGGTACTGGTGGCTACCAAGACACCCCTGGGTCAGGCCTTCTCTGCTCTTGAAACTGAAGACAGCTGA
- the Mettl25b gene encoding methyltransferase-like protein 25B isoform X4 — translation MPGVSAHGLSYEERRQLAVNLTRVLALYRSILDAYIIEFFTDSLWGTLPKSWQEALDGLSPPQLATLLLGMPREGEEVSYRSVWPLTLLALKSTACALAFTRTPGFHTPSEFLENPSQSSQLTAPFRKHVKPKKQHEIRRLGELVKKLSDLTGCTQVVDVGSGQGHLSRFMSLGLGLTVKSLEGNQRLVERAQRLDQELLQALDKMKRRHPKVAQRGPHHCPHHVVQWVSPTTLCEELLLPLEMPGQCSTRLLLTGLHACGDLSVALLRHFCCCPEVVALASVGCCYMKLSDPGSYPLSEWVAGLPSHELPYRLREGACHALEDYVERLQKAGPGLQTHCFRAALETVIRHVCPELRRPGVQGIPRVHELKIEEYVQRGLQRVGLDPQVSLDLAALQAHQAQENRVTAFFSLALLLAPLVETLILLDRLLYLQEQGFYAELLPIFNPQLSPRNLVLVATKTPLGQAFSALETEDS, via the exons ATGCCTGGCGTTTCGGCCCATGGCCTCTCCTATGAGGAGCGAAGGCAGCTGGCTGTGAACCTCACCCGTGTCCTAGCGCTCTACCGTTCCATCCTGGACGCCTACATCATC GAATTTTTCACGGACAGCCTGTGGGGCACACTCCCCaaatcatggcaagaagcattaGATGGACTAAGCCCACCACAGCTGGCCACTCTGCTGCTGGGGATGcccagagaaggagaagaggtcaG CTACAGGTCCGTGTGGCCACTCACCCTGCTGGCCCTGAAGTCCACAGCCTGTGCCCTTGCCTTTACCCGGACACCTGGCTTTCACACCCCATCAGAATTCCTGGAGAACCCCAGCCAGAGCTCCCAACTAACGGCTCCTTTTCGGAAACATGTCAAGCCCAAGAAGCAGCATGAGATCCGGAGGCTGGGAGAG TTGGTGAAGAAACTGAGTGATCTCACTGGCTGCACCCAGGTTGTGGATGTGGGCTCAGGCCAG GGACATCTCTCCCGCTTCATGTCTCTTGGGCTGGGGTTGACGGTGAAGAGCCTTGAAGGGAATCAGAGGCTGGTAGAGAGAGCTCAGCGCCTAGACCAGGAGCTCCTGCAGGCCCTGGACAAAATGAAGAGGAGGCACCCAAAG GTGGCACAAAGAGGCCCTCACCACTGCCCCCACCATGTGGTTCAATGGGTTAGCCCCACAACTCTGTGTGAGGAGCTTCTGCTTCCTCTGGAGATGCCAGGCCAGTGTAGTACCCGTCTGCTACTCACGGGCCTTCATGCTTGTGGGGATCTGAGTGTTGCATTGCTGAGACACTTCTGCTGCTGTCCTGAAGTGGTAGCCCTGGCCTCTGTAGGCTGCTGCTACATGAAACTCAGTGACCCTGGCAGCTATCCACTCAGTGAGTGGGTGGCTGGGCTGCCTAGCCACGAACTACCCTACAGGCTCCGGGAAGGGGCCTGCCATGCCCTGGAAGACTATGTGGAGAGGCTACAGAAAGCGGGTCCTGGTCTGCAAACACACTGCTTCCGTGCAGCACTGGAGACAGTCATCCGCCATGTCTGTCCTGAGCTTCGGAGGCCTGGCGTGCAAGGAATACCCAGGGTCCATGAACTCAAAATTGAAGA ATACGTGCAACGAGGGTTACAGCGAGTAGGTCTAGATCCCCAGGTGTCCCTGGACCTGGCTGCCCTTCAGGCCCACCAAGCCCAAGAGAATCGTGTGACTGCTTTCTTCAGCTTGGCCCTCCTTCTGGCCCCACTGGTAGAAACACTGATTCTGCTGGACCGGCTGCTCTATCTTCAGGAGCAAG GCTTCTATGCTGAGCTCTTGCCCATCTTCAACCCTCAACTCTCTCCCAGAAATCTGGTACTGGTGGCTACCAAGACACCCCTGGGTCAGGCCTTCTCTGCTCTTGAAACTGAAGACAGCTGA
- the Mettl25b gene encoding methyltransferase-like protein 25B isoform X5 — protein MARSIRWTKPTTAGHSAAGDAQRRRRGQPGLDYLSYRSVWPLTLLALKSTACALAFTRTPGFHTPSEFLENPSQSSQLTAPFRKHVKPKKQHEIRRLGELVKKLSDLTGCTQVVDVGSGQVSRIPNILHTVYLSFEDRTPGRQISPQKQVLRSVYGHLSRFMSLGLGLTVKSLEGNQRLVERAQRLDQELLQALDKMKRRHPKVAQRGPHHCPHHVVQWVSPTTLCEELLLPLEMPGQCSTRLLLTGLHACGDLSVALLRHFCCCPEVVALASVGCCYMKLSDPGSYPLSEWVAGLPSHELPYRLREGACHALEDYVERLQKAGPGLQTHCFRAALETVIRHVCPELRRPGVQGIPRVHELKIEEYVQRGLQRVGLDPQVSLDLAALQAHQAQENRVTAFFSLALLLAPLVETLILLDRLLYLQEQGFYAELLPIFNPQLSPRNLVLVATKTPLGQAFSALETEDS, from the exons atggcaagaagcattaGATGGACTAAGCCCACCACAGCTGGCCACTCTGCTGCTGGGGATGcccagagaaggagaagaggtcaG CCTGGGCTGGACTATCTCAGCTACAGGTCCGTGTGGCCACTCACCCTGCTGGCCCTGAAGTCCACAGCCTGTGCCCTTGCCTTTACCCGGACACCTGGCTTTCACACCCCATCAGAATTCCTGGAGAACCCCAGCCAGAGCTCCCAACTAACGGCTCCTTTTCGGAAACATGTCAAGCCCAAGAAGCAGCATGAGATCCGGAGGCTGGGAGAG TTGGTGAAGAAACTGAGTGATCTCACTGGCTGCACCCAGGTTGTGGATGTGGGCTCAGGCCAGGTGAGCCGGATTCCCAACATACTGCATACTGTCTATTTGAGTTTTGAGGATAGGACACCAGGAAGGCAGATTAGCCCTCAGAAGCAGGTGCTAAgaagtgtgtat GGACATCTCTCCCGCTTCATGTCTCTTGGGCTGGGGTTGACGGTGAAGAGCCTTGAAGGGAATCAGAGGCTGGTAGAGAGAGCTCAGCGCCTAGACCAGGAGCTCCTGCAGGCCCTGGACAAAATGAAGAGGAGGCACCCAAAG GTGGCACAAAGAGGCCCTCACCACTGCCCCCACCATGTGGTTCAATGGGTTAGCCCCACAACTCTGTGTGAGGAGCTTCTGCTTCCTCTGGAGATGCCAGGCCAGTGTAGTACCCGTCTGCTACTCACGGGCCTTCATGCTTGTGGGGATCTGAGTGTTGCATTGCTGAGACACTTCTGCTGCTGTCCTGAAGTGGTAGCCCTGGCCTCTGTAGGCTGCTGCTACATGAAACTCAGTGACCCTGGCAGCTATCCACTCAGTGAGTGGGTGGCTGGGCTGCCTAGCCACGAACTACCCTACAGGCTCCGGGAAGGGGCCTGCCATGCCCTGGAAGACTATGTGGAGAGGCTACAGAAAGCGGGTCCTGGTCTGCAAACACACTGCTTCCGTGCAGCACTGGAGACAGTCATCCGCCATGTCTGTCCTGAGCTTCGGAGGCCTGGCGTGCAAGGAATACCCAGGGTCCATGAACTCAAAATTGAAGA ATACGTGCAACGAGGGTTACAGCGAGTAGGTCTAGATCCCCAGGTGTCCCTGGACCTGGCTGCCCTTCAGGCCCACCAAGCCCAAGAGAATCGTGTGACTGCTTTCTTCAGCTTGGCCCTCCTTCTGGCCCCACTGGTAGAAACACTGATTCTGCTGGACCGGCTGCTCTATCTTCAGGAGCAAG GCTTCTATGCTGAGCTCTTGCCCATCTTCAACCCTCAACTCTCTCCCAGAAATCTGGTACTGGTGGCTACCAAGACACCCCTGGGTCAGGCCTTCTCTGCTCTTGAAACTGAAGACAGCTGA
- the Mettl25b gene encoding methyltransferase-like protein 25B isoform X1 — MRKQAHADVYPDGRNADGCEKGAGAHAPAAPPPQAARPVTRRIFHGQPVGHTPQIMARSIRWTKPTTAGHSAAGDAQRRRRGQPGLDYLSYRSVWPLTLLALKSTACALAFTRTPGFHTPSEFLENPSQSSQLTAPFRKHVKPKKQHEIRRLGELVKKLSDLTGCTQVVDVGSGQVSRIPNILHTVYLSFEDRTPGRQISPQKQVLRSVYGHLSRFMSLGLGLTVKSLEGNQRLVERAQRLDQELLQALDKMKRRHPKVAQRGPHHCPHHVVQWVSPTTLCEELLLPLEMPGQCSTRLLLTGLHACGDLSVALLRHFCCCPEVVALASVGCCYMKLSDPGSYPLSEWVAGLPSHELPYRLREGACHALEDYVERLQKAGPGLQTHCFRAALETVIRHVCPELRRPGVQGIPRVHELKIEEYVQRGLQRVGLDPQVSLDLAALQAHQAQENRVTAFFSLALLLAPLVETLILLDRLLYLQEQGFYAELLPIFNPQLSPRNLVLVATKTPLGQAFSALETEDS, encoded by the exons ATGCGGAAGCAAGCGCACGCCGACGTATACCCGGACGGCAGGAACGCGGATGGCTGCGAGAAGGGGGCCGGCGCACACGCACCCGCTGCGCCCCCACCTCAGGCAGCGAGGCCAGTGACTCGGA GAATTTTTCACGGACAGCCTGTGGGGCACACTCCCCaaatcatggcaagaagcattaGATGGACTAAGCCCACCACAGCTGGCCACTCTGCTGCTGGGGATGcccagagaaggagaagaggtcaG CCTGGGCTGGACTATCTCAGCTACAGGTCCGTGTGGCCACTCACCCTGCTGGCCCTGAAGTCCACAGCCTGTGCCCTTGCCTTTACCCGGACACCTGGCTTTCACACCCCATCAGAATTCCTGGAGAACCCCAGCCAGAGCTCCCAACTAACGGCTCCTTTTCGGAAACATGTCAAGCCCAAGAAGCAGCATGAGATCCGGAGGCTGGGAGAG TTGGTGAAGAAACTGAGTGATCTCACTGGCTGCACCCAGGTTGTGGATGTGGGCTCAGGCCAGGTGAGCCGGATTCCCAACATACTGCATACTGTCTATTTGAGTTTTGAGGATAGGACACCAGGAAGGCAGATTAGCCCTCAGAAGCAGGTGCTAAgaagtgtgtat GGACATCTCTCCCGCTTCATGTCTCTTGGGCTGGGGTTGACGGTGAAGAGCCTTGAAGGGAATCAGAGGCTGGTAGAGAGAGCTCAGCGCCTAGACCAGGAGCTCCTGCAGGCCCTGGACAAAATGAAGAGGAGGCACCCAAAG GTGGCACAAAGAGGCCCTCACCACTGCCCCCACCATGTGGTTCAATGGGTTAGCCCCACAACTCTGTGTGAGGAGCTTCTGCTTCCTCTGGAGATGCCAGGCCAGTGTAGTACCCGTCTGCTACTCACGGGCCTTCATGCTTGTGGGGATCTGAGTGTTGCATTGCTGAGACACTTCTGCTGCTGTCCTGAAGTGGTAGCCCTGGCCTCTGTAGGCTGCTGCTACATGAAACTCAGTGACCCTGGCAGCTATCCACTCAGTGAGTGGGTGGCTGGGCTGCCTAGCCACGAACTACCCTACAGGCTCCGGGAAGGGGCCTGCCATGCCCTGGAAGACTATGTGGAGAGGCTACAGAAAGCGGGTCCTGGTCTGCAAACACACTGCTTCCGTGCAGCACTGGAGACAGTCATCCGCCATGTCTGTCCTGAGCTTCGGAGGCCTGGCGTGCAAGGAATACCCAGGGTCCATGAACTCAAAATTGAAGA ATACGTGCAACGAGGGTTACAGCGAGTAGGTCTAGATCCCCAGGTGTCCCTGGACCTGGCTGCCCTTCAGGCCCACCAAGCCCAAGAGAATCGTGTGACTGCTTTCTTCAGCTTGGCCCTCCTTCTGGCCCCACTGGTAGAAACACTGATTCTGCTGGACCGGCTGCTCTATCTTCAGGAGCAAG GCTTCTATGCTGAGCTCTTGCCCATCTTCAACCCTCAACTCTCTCCCAGAAATCTGGTACTGGTGGCTACCAAGACACCCCTGGGTCAGGCCTTCTCTGCTCTTGAAACTGAAGACAGCTGA
- the Mettl25b gene encoding methyltransferase-like protein 25B isoform X2: MPGVSAHGLSYEERRQLAVNLTRVLALYRSILDAYIIEFFTDSLWGTLPKSWQEALDGLSPPQLATLLLGMPREGEEVSYRSVWPLTLLALKSTACALAFTRTPGFHTPSEFLENPSQSSQLTAPFRKHVKPKKQHEIRRLGELVKKLSDLTGCTQVVDVGSGQVSRIPNILHTVYLSFEDRTPGRQISPQKQVLRSVYGHLSRFMSLGLGLTVKSLEGNQRLVERAQRLDQELLQALDKMKRRHPKVAQRGPHHCPHHVVQWVSPTTLCEELLLPLEMPGQCSTRLLLTGLHACGDLSVALLRHFCCCPEVVALASVGCCYMKLSDPGSYPLSEWVAGLPSHELPYRLREGACHALEDYVERLQKAGPGLQTHCFRAALETVIRHVCPELRRPGVQGIPRVHELKIEEYVQRGLQRVGLDPQVSLDLAALQAHQAQENRVTAFFSLALLLAPLVETLILLDRLLYLQEQGFYAELLPIFNPQLSPRNLVLVATKTPLGQAFSALETEDS; encoded by the exons ATGCCTGGCGTTTCGGCCCATGGCCTCTCCTATGAGGAGCGAAGGCAGCTGGCTGTGAACCTCACCCGTGTCCTAGCGCTCTACCGTTCCATCCTGGACGCCTACATCATC GAATTTTTCACGGACAGCCTGTGGGGCACACTCCCCaaatcatggcaagaagcattaGATGGACTAAGCCCACCACAGCTGGCCACTCTGCTGCTGGGGATGcccagagaaggagaagaggtcaG CTACAGGTCCGTGTGGCCACTCACCCTGCTGGCCCTGAAGTCCACAGCCTGTGCCCTTGCCTTTACCCGGACACCTGGCTTTCACACCCCATCAGAATTCCTGGAGAACCCCAGCCAGAGCTCCCAACTAACGGCTCCTTTTCGGAAACATGTCAAGCCCAAGAAGCAGCATGAGATCCGGAGGCTGGGAGAG TTGGTGAAGAAACTGAGTGATCTCACTGGCTGCACCCAGGTTGTGGATGTGGGCTCAGGCCAGGTGAGCCGGATTCCCAACATACTGCATACTGTCTATTTGAGTTTTGAGGATAGGACACCAGGAAGGCAGATTAGCCCTCAGAAGCAGGTGCTAAgaagtgtgtat GGACATCTCTCCCGCTTCATGTCTCTTGGGCTGGGGTTGACGGTGAAGAGCCTTGAAGGGAATCAGAGGCTGGTAGAGAGAGCTCAGCGCCTAGACCAGGAGCTCCTGCAGGCCCTGGACAAAATGAAGAGGAGGCACCCAAAG GTGGCACAAAGAGGCCCTCACCACTGCCCCCACCATGTGGTTCAATGGGTTAGCCCCACAACTCTGTGTGAGGAGCTTCTGCTTCCTCTGGAGATGCCAGGCCAGTGTAGTACCCGTCTGCTACTCACGGGCCTTCATGCTTGTGGGGATCTGAGTGTTGCATTGCTGAGACACTTCTGCTGCTGTCCTGAAGTGGTAGCCCTGGCCTCTGTAGGCTGCTGCTACATGAAACTCAGTGACCCTGGCAGCTATCCACTCAGTGAGTGGGTGGCTGGGCTGCCTAGCCACGAACTACCCTACAGGCTCCGGGAAGGGGCCTGCCATGCCCTGGAAGACTATGTGGAGAGGCTACAGAAAGCGGGTCCTGGTCTGCAAACACACTGCTTCCGTGCAGCACTGGAGACAGTCATCCGCCATGTCTGTCCTGAGCTTCGGAGGCCTGGCGTGCAAGGAATACCCAGGGTCCATGAACTCAAAATTGAAGA ATACGTGCAACGAGGGTTACAGCGAGTAGGTCTAGATCCCCAGGTGTCCCTGGACCTGGCTGCCCTTCAGGCCCACCAAGCCCAAGAGAATCGTGTGACTGCTTTCTTCAGCTTGGCCCTCCTTCTGGCCCCACTGGTAGAAACACTGATTCTGCTGGACCGGCTGCTCTATCTTCAGGAGCAAG GCTTCTATGCTGAGCTCTTGCCCATCTTCAACCCTCAACTCTCTCCCAGAAATCTGGTACTGGTGGCTACCAAGACACCCCTGGGTCAGGCCTTCTCTGCTCTTGAAACTGAAGACAGCTGA
- the Mettl25b gene encoding methyltransferase-like protein 25B isoform X3, with translation MRKQAHADVYPDGRNADGCEKGAGAHAPAAPPPQAARPVTRRIFHGQPVGHTPQIMARSIRWTKPTTAGHSAAGDAQRRRRGQPGLDYLSYRSVWPLTLLALKSTACALAFTRTPGFHTPSEFLENPSQSSQLTAPFRKHVKPKKQHEIRRLGELVKKLSDLTGCTQVVDVGSGQGHLSRFMSLGLGLTVKSLEGNQRLVERAQRLDQELLQALDKMKRRHPKVAQRGPHHCPHHVVQWVSPTTLCEELLLPLEMPGQCSTRLLLTGLHACGDLSVALLRHFCCCPEVVALASVGCCYMKLSDPGSYPLSEWVAGLPSHELPYRLREGACHALEDYVERLQKAGPGLQTHCFRAALETVIRHVCPELRRPGVQGIPRVHELKIEEYVQRGLQRVGLDPQVSLDLAALQAHQAQENRVTAFFSLALLLAPLVETLILLDRLLYLQEQGFYAELLPIFNPQLSPRNLVLVATKTPLGQAFSALETEDS, from the exons ATGCGGAAGCAAGCGCACGCCGACGTATACCCGGACGGCAGGAACGCGGATGGCTGCGAGAAGGGGGCCGGCGCACACGCACCCGCTGCGCCCCCACCTCAGGCAGCGAGGCCAGTGACTCGGA GAATTTTTCACGGACAGCCTGTGGGGCACACTCCCCaaatcatggcaagaagcattaGATGGACTAAGCCCACCACAGCTGGCCACTCTGCTGCTGGGGATGcccagagaaggagaagaggtcaG CCTGGGCTGGACTATCTCAGCTACAGGTCCGTGTGGCCACTCACCCTGCTGGCCCTGAAGTCCACAGCCTGTGCCCTTGCCTTTACCCGGACACCTGGCTTTCACACCCCATCAGAATTCCTGGAGAACCCCAGCCAGAGCTCCCAACTAACGGCTCCTTTTCGGAAACATGTCAAGCCCAAGAAGCAGCATGAGATCCGGAGGCTGGGAGAG TTGGTGAAGAAACTGAGTGATCTCACTGGCTGCACCCAGGTTGTGGATGTGGGCTCAGGCCAG GGACATCTCTCCCGCTTCATGTCTCTTGGGCTGGGGTTGACGGTGAAGAGCCTTGAAGGGAATCAGAGGCTGGTAGAGAGAGCTCAGCGCCTAGACCAGGAGCTCCTGCAGGCCCTGGACAAAATGAAGAGGAGGCACCCAAAG GTGGCACAAAGAGGCCCTCACCACTGCCCCCACCATGTGGTTCAATGGGTTAGCCCCACAACTCTGTGTGAGGAGCTTCTGCTTCCTCTGGAGATGCCAGGCCAGTGTAGTACCCGTCTGCTACTCACGGGCCTTCATGCTTGTGGGGATCTGAGTGTTGCATTGCTGAGACACTTCTGCTGCTGTCCTGAAGTGGTAGCCCTGGCCTCTGTAGGCTGCTGCTACATGAAACTCAGTGACCCTGGCAGCTATCCACTCAGTGAGTGGGTGGCTGGGCTGCCTAGCCACGAACTACCCTACAGGCTCCGGGAAGGGGCCTGCCATGCCCTGGAAGACTATGTGGAGAGGCTACAGAAAGCGGGTCCTGGTCTGCAAACACACTGCTTCCGTGCAGCACTGGAGACAGTCATCCGCCATGTCTGTCCTGAGCTTCGGAGGCCTGGCGTGCAAGGAATACCCAGGGTCCATGAACTCAAAATTGAAGA ATACGTGCAACGAGGGTTACAGCGAGTAGGTCTAGATCCCCAGGTGTCCCTGGACCTGGCTGCCCTTCAGGCCCACCAAGCCCAAGAGAATCGTGTGACTGCTTTCTTCAGCTTGGCCCTCCTTCTGGCCCCACTGGTAGAAACACTGATTCTGCTGGACCGGCTGCTCTATCTTCAGGAGCAAG GCTTCTATGCTGAGCTCTTGCCCATCTTCAACCCTCAACTCTCTCCCAGAAATCTGGTACTGGTGGCTACCAAGACACCCCTGGGTCAGGCCTTCTCTGCTCTTGAAACTGAAGACAGCTGA
- the Mettl25b gene encoding methyltransferase-like protein 25B isoform X8 yields MSSPRSSMRSGGWERSQEPMPRRAFCFLFFQLVKKLSDLTGCTQVVDVGSGQVSRIPNILHTVYLSFEDRTPGRQISPQKQVLRSVYGHLSRFMSLGLGLTVKSLEGNQRLVERAQRLDQELLQALDKMKRRHPKVAQRGPHHCPHHVVQWVSPTTLCEELLLPLEMPGQCSTRLLLTGLHACGDLSVALLRHFCCCPEVVALASVGCCYMKLSDPGSYPLSEWVAGLPSHELPYRLREGACHALEDYVERLQKAGPGLQTHCFRAALETVIRHVCPELRRPGVQGIPRVHELKIEEYVQRGLQRVGLDPQVSLDLAALQAHQAQENRVTAFFSLALLLAPLVETLILLDRLLYLQEQGFYAELLPIFNPQLSPRNLVLVATKTPLGQAFSALETEDS; encoded by the exons ATGTCAAGCCCAAGAAGCAGCATGAGATCCGGAGGCTGGGAGAG GAGTCAGGAGCCAATGCCAAGAAGAGCCTTTTGTTTCCTCTTCTTTCAGTTGGTGAAGAAACTGAGTGATCTCACTGGCTGCACCCAGGTTGTGGATGTGGGCTCAGGCCAGGTGAGCCGGATTCCCAACATACTGCATACTGTCTATTTGAGTTTTGAGGATAGGACACCAGGAAGGCAGATTAGCCCTCAGAAGCAGGTGCTAAgaagtgtgtat GGACATCTCTCCCGCTTCATGTCTCTTGGGCTGGGGTTGACGGTGAAGAGCCTTGAAGGGAATCAGAGGCTGGTAGAGAGAGCTCAGCGCCTAGACCAGGAGCTCCTGCAGGCCCTGGACAAAATGAAGAGGAGGCACCCAAAG GTGGCACAAAGAGGCCCTCACCACTGCCCCCACCATGTGGTTCAATGGGTTAGCCCCACAACTCTGTGTGAGGAGCTTCTGCTTCCTCTGGAGATGCCAGGCCAGTGTAGTACCCGTCTGCTACTCACGGGCCTTCATGCTTGTGGGGATCTGAGTGTTGCATTGCTGAGACACTTCTGCTGCTGTCCTGAAGTGGTAGCCCTGGCCTCTGTAGGCTGCTGCTACATGAAACTCAGTGACCCTGGCAGCTATCCACTCAGTGAGTGGGTGGCTGGGCTGCCTAGCCACGAACTACCCTACAGGCTCCGGGAAGGGGCCTGCCATGCCCTGGAAGACTATGTGGAGAGGCTACAGAAAGCGGGTCCTGGTCTGCAAACACACTGCTTCCGTGCAGCACTGGAGACAGTCATCCGCCATGTCTGTCCTGAGCTTCGGAGGCCTGGCGTGCAAGGAATACCCAGGGTCCATGAACTCAAAATTGAAGA ATACGTGCAACGAGGGTTACAGCGAGTAGGTCTAGATCCCCAGGTGTCCCTGGACCTGGCTGCCCTTCAGGCCCACCAAGCCCAAGAGAATCGTGTGACTGCTTTCTTCAGCTTGGCCCTCCTTCTGGCCCCACTGGTAGAAACACTGATTCTGCTGGACCGGCTGCTCTATCTTCAGGAGCAAG GCTTCTATGCTGAGCTCTTGCCCATCTTCAACCCTCAACTCTCTCCCAGAAATCTGGTACTGGTGGCTACCAAGACACCCCTGGGTCAGGCCTTCTCTGCTCTTGAAACTGAAGACAGCTGA